One stretch of Camelus bactrianus isolate YW-2024 breed Bactrian camel chromosome 21, ASM4877302v1, whole genome shotgun sequence DNA includes these proteins:
- the S100A12 gene encoding protein S100-A12, with amino-acid sequence MTKLEEHLEGIINIFHQYSVRVGHYDTLSKGELKQLITRQLVNTLKNTKDQATIDKIFQELDANKDGQVNFEEFITLVARVLLTAHEEIHKE; translated from the exons ATGACGAAGCTGGAGGAGCACCTGGAGGGGATCATCAACATCTTCCATCAGTACTCAGTTCGGGTGGGGCACTACGACACCCTCTCCAAGGGGGAGCTGAAGCAGCTGATCACCAGGCAGCTTGTGAACACCCTCAAG AACACCAAAGATCAGGCCACCATTGACAAAATATTCCAAGAGCTGGATGCTAATAAGGATGGACAGGTCAACTTTGAAGAATTCATAACCCTGGTGGCCAGAGTGCTGCTGACTGCCCACGAGGAAATACACAAAGAGTAG
- the S100A8 gene encoding protein S100-A8: MLTDLEGAINNIIQVYHNYSLLKGNHHAIYRDDLKKLLETECPQFLKKKNTDTWFKELDINEDGAVNFEEFLILVIKVGLAAHEDIHKDTHKE, encoded by the exons ATGCTGACAGATCTGGAGGGCGCCATAAACAACATCATCCAAGTCTACCACAACTACTCCTTGCTGAAGGGCAATCACCACGCCATCTACAGGGATGACTTGAAGAAACTGTTAGAGACGGAGTGTCCTCAGTTTCTGAAG aaaaagaatacAGACACCTGGTTCAAAGAGCTGGACATCAATGAGGACGGCGCAGTGAACTTCGAGGAGTTCCTCATCCTGGTGATCAAGGTGGGCCTGGCAGCCCACGAAGACATCCACAAAGACACCCACAAAGAGTAG
- the LOC123616577 gene encoding protein S100-A15A-like, whose translation MDTPVEGPLFQIIHCYHQHAAREGDMEALLLEELKALLMDNVPHFMESLGLKKPCYLTECSGQQTTRSALTSPSTSWASC comes from the exons ATGGACACGCCAGTGGAGGGACCCCTCTTCCAAATCATCCACTGCTACCACCAGCACGCGGCCCGGGAGGGGGACATGGAGGCCCTGTTGCTGGAGGAGTTGAAGGCCCTGCTCATGGACAATGTGCCCCACTTCATGGAGAGCTTG GGCCTGAAGAAGCCGTGCTACCTGACAGAGTGTTCTGGGCAGCAGACGACCAGATCTGCTTTGACGAGCCCCTCTACGTCTTGGGCAAGCTGCTGA